A genomic segment from Corylus avellana chromosome ca5, CavTom2PMs-1.0 encodes:
- the LOC132183396 gene encoding putative receptor like protein 25, whose product MGKLPLRLLENWKAKSFENVHLSTYIQEYSDFQKQKGFGYSYWLQAYSYSMMMTNKGNNLFYEKVQELLIAIDFSSNKFVGEIPESIGNLKGAQLLNLSNNALIGHIPSSLGNLTELEALDLSHNKLSGEIPQQLTQLTFLGFLNVSRNNLMGPIPQGRQFDTFENKSFQGNPGLCGRPLTRKCENSNEPPSHPSIFQESQDIGSPFEFGWKIVVIGYVFGFVVGVIIGPIVIARKHDWLMKTLRIRPVSGRRRRN is encoded by the coding sequence ATGGGAAAGCTACCATTGAGACTTCTTGAAAATTGGAAGGCCAAAAGTTTTGAGAATGTGCATCTGTCAACATATATTCAAGAATACTCAgactttcaaaagcaaaaagGTTTTGGGTATTCCTATTGGCTCCAGGCTTATAGTTACTCTATGATGATGACAAACAAAGGCAATAATTTGTTCTACGAGAAGGTCCAAGAATTGCTCATAGCCATTGATTTCTCAAGCAATAAATTTGTTGGAGAGATACCTGAATCTATTGGAAATTTAAAGGGAGCTCAATTGCTCAATCTTTCTAATAATGCTCTTATTGGTCACATCCCATCCTCTTTAGGAAATCTTACAGAGTTGGAAGCATTGGATCTTTCTCATAATAAATTATCAGGGGAGATTCCACAACAATTAACACAACTTACTTTCTTAGGATTCCTCAATGTTTCCCGTAACAATCTCATGGGACCTATACCACAAGGGAGGCAATTCGATACATTTGAAAACAAATCATTTCAGGGGAATCCAGGATTGTGTGGAAGACCATTGACAAGGAAATGTGAGAATTCTAATGAGCCACCTTCTCACCCTTCAATCTTTCAAGAAAGTCAAGACATTGGATCAccatttgaatttggttggaaAATAGTTGTGATTGGATATgtatttggatttgttgttggaGTAATAATTGGGCCAATAGTGATCGCAAGGAAACATGATTGGTTAATGAAGACCCTACGAATAAGGCCAGTGAGTGGGAGGAGACgcagaaattaa
- the LOC132180651 gene encoding receptor-like protein 7, whose amino-acid sequence MGFSLSLFIFMALLFLLSRLHLIVGQSSPFTQPLCHHDESSALLQFKQSFIIDKSASLKSTFYSFSSDYTHDCQKVGSWTEGDKSDCCSWDGVECDEDTGHVIGLDLSFSCLYGSINSTSSLFRLVHLQRLNLAFNDFNYSRIPPQVRNLSRLTHLSLSASNFSGQIPLEISQLSHLSSLELYGTPTLGYPQLELKNPSLRSLVGNLTHLQKLDLSWVNISSTVPNILANLSSLTSLSLGGCGLHGEFPIGIFKLSNLRVLSVIDNEGLIGYLPDFTWSGPLEALNLAGTSFTGELPASMGNLGLLTVLLLFECNFSGSIPSSLGNLTKLVDLSLARNSFVGNLPSSFGNLSKLNHLELSNNAFVGNIPPSLENLVQLNFLDISFNKLTGPIPSKLVNLPQLNLVYLEDNLLSGELHFGLINQTQLEAISLSNNELIGPVTFGPMNLTQLFFLDLSANKLHGQISNSVFNFKNLQVLYLSENYLNGVVEFAEFVKLKHLIALDISGNQFSLLTEETRANATLQKFQVLGFSSCNLSKFPNFLRDQDELVFLNLSNNKIHGQVPEWMWNKTTASLQVLDLESNLLQGSLPIPPVSTSHFDISNNSLTGNVPKLFCTLIFLQKQISRKHSRDLVRRRPIEDNKFQSKQIPRAFTEIAGQVYMAQGP is encoded by the exons ATGGGTTTCTcgctttctctcttcattttcatgGCCTTGCTTTTCTTACTTTCACGGTTACATCTTATAGTTGGTCAATCTTCTCCTTTTACGCAACCCCTGTGCCATCATGATGAGAGCTCTGCCTTGCTGCAATTCAAGCAAAGCTTTATCATCGATAAATCTGCATCATTGAAATCGACGTTTTATAGTTTTTCATCTGATTATACTCATGATTGTCAAAAGGTTGGGTCTTGGACAGAAGGAGACAAAAGTGACTGCTGCTCATGGGATGGGGTGGAGTGCGACGAGGATACGGGTCATGTAATTGGGCTGGACCTCAGTTTCAGCTGTTTATATGGTTCTATTAACTCCACCAGCAGCCTTTTCCGTCTTGTTCACCTCCAAAGGCTTAACCTTGCCTTCAATGACTTTAACTACTCTCGTATTCCACCCCAGGTACGCAATCTTTCAAGACTAACACATCTCAGTCTCTCTGCGTCTAACTTTTCTGGTCAAATTCCGTTAGAAATTTCACAATTGTCACACTTGTCATCCCTCGAATTGTATGGCACCCCCACTCTTGGATATCCCCAATTGGAACTCAAAAATCCTAGCCTAAGAAGCCTAGTCGGAAATTTGACCCACCTACAAAAGCTTGATTTGAGTTGGGTGAACATTAGCTCTACGGTGCCTAATATTTTGGCAAATTTGTCTTCTTTGACATCCCTCTCTCTTGGTGGATGTGGTTTGCACGGGGAATTTCCAATAGGCATCTTTAAGCTATCAAATTTGCGAGTTCTTTCTGTAATTGACAATGAAGGCCTCATCGGTTATTTGCCTGACTTTACATGGAGTGGTCCGCTTGAAGCATTGAATCTGGCAGGCACAAGTTTCACTGGTGAGCTACCCGCTTCCATGGGAAACCTTGGCTTACTCACAGTGTTGCTATTGTTTGAATGCAATTTTTCGGGGTCCATTCCATCTTCACTAGGTAACCTTACTAAACTCGTTGACCTTAGCCTTGCAAGAAACTCTTTCGTGGGTAACCTCCCGTCTTCATTTGGCAACCTCTCTAAACTCAATCATCTTGAGCTTTCAAATAACGCTTTCGTGGGTAACATCCCGCCTTCACTTGAAAACCTTGTTCAACTCAATTTTTTAGACATTTCCTTCAATAAATTGACTGGTCCAATTCCTTCTAAGCTTGTAAACTTGCCACAATTGAACCTTGTTTATCTAGAGGACAACCTTTTGAGTGGTGAATTGCATTTTGGGCTTATAAATCAGACACAATTGGAAGCCATTAGCTTGAGCAACAATGAGTTAATTGGCCCAGTTACTTTTGGGCCTATGAACCTCAcacaattatttttcttggacCTTTCAGCCAACAAACTTCATGGTCAAATTTCGAACTCGGTCTTCAACTTCAAGAATCTTCAAGTTCTTTATCTTTCTGAGAACTACCTTAACGGCGTTGTGGAGTTTGCCGAGTTTGTTAAGCTCAAGCATTTAATTGCATTGGATATTTCTGGTAATCAATTTTCTTTACTTACTGAAGAAACCAGAGCCAATGCAACTCTTCAAAAGTTTCAAGTTTTAGGATTTTCTTCGTGCAACTTGAGCaaatttccaaattttcttaGAGACCAAGATGAATTGGTGTTTTTAAACCTCTCCAACAACAAGATTCATGGCCAAGTCCCAGAATGGATGTGGAACAAAACCACTGCGAGTCTACAAGTTCTTGATCTTGAGTCAAACTTGCTCCAAGGATCACTTCCTATTCCACCAGTCTCCACTTCGCATTTCGatatttcaaataattcattGACTGGAAATGTTCCGAAATTGTTTTGCactttgatttttcttcaa AAACAAATTTCAAGGAAGCATTCCAGAGACTTGGTTAGGAGGAGGCCAATTGAGGATAATAAATTTCAGTCAAAACAAATTCCAAGGGCATTTACCGAGATTGCTGGCCAAGTGTACATGGCTCAGGGTCCTTGA